A stretch of the Aminipila terrae genome encodes the following:
- a CDS encoding hydrogenase maturation nickel metallochaperone HypA/HybF, whose product MHELGILIEIVKTVENFAKRNGITQIDTLILQIGELSPVVPRYIQDCYPAAIDGTLLEYTKLRIEMIPGNGICKQCSKVFNILENHKKCPKCGSNHWEILCGREFKIKEIIAC is encoded by the coding sequence ATGCATGAGCTTGGTATTTTAATTGAAATTGTAAAAACAGTTGAAAATTTTGCAAAGAGAAACGGAATAACACAGATTGATACGTTGATTCTTCAGATTGGAGAATTATCTCCGGTTGTTCCCAGATATATTCAGGATTGCTATCCTGCTGCAATTGATGGAACTTTATTGGAGTATACAAAATTGAGAATTGAGATGATTCCTGGAAATGGAATTTGCAAACAGTGCAGCAAAGTTTTTAATATTCTTGAAAACCATAAAAAATGCCCAAAGTGCGGAAGTAATCATTGGGAAATCTTATGTGGAAGAGAATTTAAAATTAAAGAAATTATTGCGTGCTAA
- a CDS encoding FAD-dependent oxidoreductase, which translates to MPGILSGTRAQQGRQLGIEGEDAEGVAAGVDFLRNINLGQNVELKGKVIVIGGGNVAIDVARVAARVTDSKVSMFCLESRGEMPALDEEIEETLKEDISINNSWGPKRIVTENGRVCGVEFRKCISVFDEKGRFSPSYDETKTIFIEADHVLVSVGQSIQWGSLIEDSNIELNPNKTIKVDSFTFQSGEPDVFAGGDAVTGPRFAIDAIAAGKQAAISIHRYVHPGQSLTIGRSRRNFKSLDKENVDFSGYDYMPRQKSSPVAETKSKETFRDVRGTFTEQQVKKETERCLSCGATIVDEFLCVGCGVCTTKCKFEAISLVRKYDGEGAAFQDIKPIVMRHMLKRKGRIAIKKAKRFLGYNRKN; encoded by the coding sequence ATTCCAGGCATTTTATCTGGCACTAGGGCCCAACAGGGAAGGCAGCTGGGTATAGAAGGTGAAGATGCAGAAGGCGTTGCTGCAGGAGTAGATTTTTTACGTAACATAAATTTAGGTCAAAATGTAGAACTAAAGGGTAAAGTGATTGTTATCGGAGGAGGAAATGTTGCCATTGATGTGGCAAGAGTTGCAGCAAGAGTAACAGATTCTAAAGTCAGCATGTTCTGTCTTGAGAGTCGTGGAGAAATGCCTGCACTGGACGAAGAAATTGAAGAAACTCTTAAGGAGGATATTTCTATAAATAATTCCTGGGGTCCAAAACGCATTGTGACAGAAAATGGCCGAGTCTGTGGGGTGGAATTTAGAAAATGTATCTCTGTATTCGATGAAAAAGGGAGATTCAGCCCTTCCTACGATGAAACAAAAACCATTTTTATTGAAGCAGATCATGTGCTTGTTTCTGTGGGGCAGTCTATCCAGTGGGGAAGTTTAATTGAAGATTCCAATATTGAATTAAATCCCAATAAAACCATAAAGGTTGATTCGTTTACTTTTCAGAGTGGAGAACCAGATGTTTTTGCTGGCGGAGATGCAGTTACAGGTCCAAGATTTGCTATAGATGCCATAGCTGCTGGCAAACAGGCAGCAATTTCCATACATCGCTATGTTCATCCAGGGCAGAGTTTAACTATTGGAAGGAGTAGAAGAAACTTTAAATCGCTGGATAAAGAAAATGTGGATTTTAGTGGATACGATTATATGCCAAGACAAAAATCCAGTCCTGTGGCTGAAACCAAATCAAAAGAGACCTTCCGGGATGTACGGGGAACCTTTACAGAACAACAGGTAAAGAAGGAAACAGAACGCTGCTTAAGCTGTGGAGCTACCATTGTAGATGAATTTTTATGCGTAGGCTGTGGGGTCTGTACCACAAAATGTAAATTTGAAGCCATTTCTCTTGTCAGGAAATATGATGGAGAGGGTGCAGCATTTCAGGATATAAAACCGATTGTTATGAGACACATGTTAAAGAGGAAAGGAAGAATTGCGATTAAAAAGGCTAAAAGGTTTTTGGGGTATAACCGTAAAAACTAA
- a CDS encoding FAD-dependent oxidoreductase, with the protein MTSEKVLQLANKISRKKMGSKHGITVDDPEYKILEPVVTDEMAEIALHLEFRKPMSAEEIGAKSGKSTAEAEKALWKLAVDGVCFVNVIDGVDKYWHDTWVPGIMEMMTNNKENVRKYPQIAEAFEEYGRVRGPATAGNFPVGIGLMRVIPIEKAIDGESRRASYEEVSKYLNENDIFSVSDCSCRTVREIMGEGCGHLKEDMCIQMGHAAEYYIRTGRGRKISREEAFEVIRKAEENGLVHQIPNTDGSGKTHAICNCCGCSCLSLRTAEMFLNPDMVRSNYVSHVDKTKCVGCGECVEGCQVNALRLGQKICTKIPVKEPERTALPYDTEWGSEHWNPGYRYNRQEVVNTGTAPCKTECPAHIAIPGYIKLASQGRYTEALKLIKQENPFPAVCGRICPRKCEAACTRGDFDDPIAIDDIKKFIAEQDLNLDMRYIPEVHHNYGNKIAVIGGGPAGLSCAYFLALDGYHVTVFEKQNVAGGMLALGIPSFRLEKDVVKAEIDILQHLKVEFKTGVEVGRDISLNELREQGFQAFYLALGPNREGSWV; encoded by the coding sequence ATGACAAGCGAAAAGGTTTTACAACTTGCCAATAAAATCAGCAGGAAAAAAATGGGGTCTAAACATGGGATAACAGTAGACGACCCAGAGTATAAAATACTGGAGCCTGTAGTTACGGATGAAATGGCTGAAATTGCACTCCACTTGGAGTTTCGTAAACCTATGAGTGCAGAAGAAATCGGAGCAAAGAGTGGTAAATCAACTGCAGAAGCGGAAAAGGCTTTGTGGAAGCTGGCCGTTGACGGGGTTTGCTTTGTTAATGTAATTGATGGGGTTGACAAATACTGGCATGACACCTGGGTTCCCGGGATTATGGAAATGATGACGAACAATAAGGAAAATGTAAGAAAGTATCCACAGATTGCTGAGGCATTTGAAGAATACGGAAGAGTAAGAGGGCCGGCTACTGCTGGAAATTTCCCCGTGGGGATTGGGCTGATGCGTGTTATTCCTATAGAAAAAGCCATCGATGGAGAATCCAGAAGGGCATCTTATGAAGAGGTCTCAAAGTATCTCAATGAAAATGATATATTTTCCGTCTCAGATTGTTCCTGCCGTACGGTAAGAGAAATTATGGGGGAAGGGTGTGGTCATTTAAAAGAAGATATGTGCATCCAGATGGGGCATGCTGCAGAATATTACATTCGCACGGGAAGAGGCAGAAAAATATCAAGGGAAGAAGCTTTTGAGGTTATCAGAAAAGCAGAAGAAAACGGACTGGTTCATCAAATTCCCAATACAGATGGTTCAGGAAAAACCCATGCTATTTGTAATTGCTGTGGATGTTCCTGTCTGTCTTTAAGAACAGCAGAAATGTTTTTAAATCCGGACATGGTACGTTCGAATTATGTTTCCCATGTAGACAAGACAAAATGTGTAGGCTGTGGTGAGTGTGTGGAAGGCTGTCAGGTTAATGCTTTACGGTTAGGTCAGAAAATCTGTACTAAAATACCCGTTAAAGAACCAGAACGGACGGCGCTACCCTATGATACGGAGTGGGGTTCAGAGCATTGGAATCCGGGTTACCGATACAACCGACAGGAGGTTGTAAATACAGGAACCGCACCCTGCAAAACAGAATGTCCTGCCCACATTGCAATCCCAGGCTATATAAAACTAGCCTCTCAGGGCAGATATACAGAAGCCTTAAAATTGATAAAGCAGGAAAACCCGTTTCCTGCAGTATGTGGCCGGATTTGCCCAAGAAAATGTGAAGCTGCATGTACCAGAGGTGATTTTGACGACCCCATTGCCATAGATGATATTAAAAAATTTATTGCAGAGCAGGACTTAAATCTGGATATGCGGTACATACCCGAAGTACATCACAATTATGGAAATAAGATTGCTGTTATCGGTGGGGGACCGGCAGGATTATCTTGCGCGTATTTCTTAGCATTGGATGGCTATCATGTAACAGTATTTGAAAAGCAAAATGTTGCGGGAGGAATGCTGGCCCTTGGGATCCCATCCTTTAGATTAGAAAAAGATGTGGTTAAGGCGGAAATTGATATTTTACAACACTTAAAAGTGGAATTTAAGACGGGTGTTGAAGTTGGCAGGGATATAAGCCTGAATGAACTGCGTGAACAGGGATTCCAGGCATTTTATCTGGCACTAGGGCCCAACAGGGAAGGCAGCTGGGTATAG
- the hypB gene encoding hydrogenase nickel incorporation protein HypB, with amino-acid sequence MSAFKVIEIKQNVFDNNNKQADLLRDRLKKEKTFLLNLMSSPGSGKTTTVIKTIEALKNEMTIGVLEADIDSDVDACAVAEAGVKVIQLHTGGMCHLDAGMTKQGLAELSTQDIDFAILENVGNLVCPAEFDTGACKNAMILSVPEGDDKPLKYPLMFSIVDVLLINKIDVMDYFDFNIDAVKHQVQKINPAIKIIPISARTGEGVEEWLQWIRSEVKNGIRSSTLIKIRRKADDKRKGFTTCQ; translated from the coding sequence ATGAGTGCCTTTAAAGTTATTGAAATCAAGCAAAATGTTTTTGATAACAACAACAAACAAGCAGACTTGCTAAGAGATCGGCTAAAGAAAGAGAAAACATTTTTGCTGAATTTAATGTCATCCCCAGGTTCAGGAAAAACTACTACTGTAATAAAGACAATAGAAGCCTTAAAAAATGAAATGACAATTGGAGTATTGGAAGCGGATATTGATTCGGATGTAGACGCATGTGCAGTTGCTGAAGCGGGAGTGAAAGTAATTCAATTACATACAGGAGGAATGTGTCATCTTGATGCAGGTATGACAAAACAAGGGTTGGCAGAACTAAGTACTCAGGATATTGATTTTGCCATATTAGAAAATGTAGGGAACCTGGTCTGTCCGGCAGAGTTCGATACTGGCGCCTGTAAAAATGCCATGATTTTAAGCGTTCCAGAAGGAGACGACAAACCTTTGAAATATCCTTTAATGTTTTCAATTGTTGATGTTTTACTTATTAATAAAATTGATGTAATGGACTATTTTGATTTTAATATAGATGCGGTAAAGCATCAGGTACAAAAAATAAACCCAGCCATTAAAATTATACCTATTTCGGCCAGAACTGGCGAAGGTGTGGAAGAATGGCTGCAATGGATTAGAAGTGAAGTGAAAAATGGAATCAGGAGTAGTACTTTAATTAAAATCAGGAGGAAAGCAGATGACAAGCGAAAAGGTTTTACAACTTGCCAATAA
- a CDS encoding ABC-F family ATP-binding cassette domain-containing protein, translated as MINVTNVSMNFSGTTLFKDVDLKFTPGNCYGIIGANGAGKSTFLRILSGDLDPTTGNVSIGKDMRMSVLKQDHFAFDDFNVLDTIIQGNPRLYQIMQEKDALYAKEDFTDEDGIKASELEGEFAELDGWEAESDAGRLIQGLGLSIDILYNEMSSLTEKEKVKVLLAQALFGKPEIILLDEPTNGLDIVAINWLEDFLLEYPGTMLVVSHDRHFLNTVCTNIVDVDYGKIKMYVGNYEFWYESSQLVQRMIKDQNKKNEDKIKELQSFIQRFSANKSKSKQATSRRKLIEKLTVDEIPASSRRYPYVGFQMDREAGKELLTVEGISKTIDGVKVLDNVSFRLNKGDKIAFVGENEIANTTLFKILMEEIEPDEGTFKWGVSTSQSYFPRENGEFFDDCDLGIIKWLGQFTTETTETFLRGFLGRMLFSGDDVYKPVKVLSGGEKVRCMLSRMMLFGSNILVLDQPTNHLDLESITALNNGLIDFKGNLLFASHDHEFIQTIANRIIEIQEDGSIVDRVCTYDEFIEQFGK; from the coding sequence ATGATAAATGTTACAAATGTTAGTATGAATTTTAGCGGAACTACACTTTTTAAAGATGTAGACTTAAAGTTTACGCCAGGAAATTGTTATGGTATTATCGGTGCCAATGGGGCTGGAAAATCAACTTTTTTAAGAATCTTATCAGGGGATTTAGACCCTACCACAGGAAATGTTAGTATTGGCAAGGATATGAGAATGTCAGTACTGAAACAGGATCACTTTGCATTTGATGATTTTAATGTTCTGGATACTATTATTCAGGGAAATCCAAGATTATATCAGATTATGCAGGAAAAGGATGCCCTCTATGCAAAAGAAGATTTTACAGATGAAGACGGGATTAAGGCTTCAGAACTGGAAGGTGAATTTGCAGAGCTTGATGGATGGGAAGCTGAATCAGATGCAGGAAGATTGATTCAGGGTCTGGGACTTTCAATAGATATTCTTTATAATGAAATGAGTTCTCTTACTGAAAAAGAAAAGGTTAAAGTTCTGTTAGCCCAGGCGTTATTTGGAAAACCTGAAATCATTTTATTGGACGAACCTACTAACGGTCTTGACATCGTAGCCATTAACTGGCTTGAAGATTTCCTTCTGGAATATCCCGGAACTATGCTTGTAGTATCCCATGACAGACATTTCTTAAACACGGTATGTACTAATATCGTGGATGTAGACTATGGTAAAATTAAGATGTATGTAGGTAACTATGAATTCTGGTATGAATCCTCCCAGTTAGTACAAAGAATGATAAAAGACCAGAACAAAAAGAATGAGGATAAAATTAAAGAATTGCAGAGCTTCATTCAGAGATTCTCAGCCAATAAATCTAAGTCAAAACAGGCAACATCAAGAAGAAAGCTGATTGAGAAATTGACCGTTGATGAAATACCTGCTTCCTCCAGACGATACCCTTATGTTGGGTTCCAAATGGATAGAGAAGCTGGCAAGGAACTTTTAACCGTAGAAGGTATCTCAAAGACCATTGATGGGGTAAAAGTACTTGATAATGTTTCTTTCAGATTAAATAAGGGAGATAAAATAGCCTTTGTAGGTGAAAATGAAATTGCAAATACTACACTGTTTAAGATTTTAATGGAAGAAATTGAACCAGATGAAGGTACATTTAAGTGGGGCGTAAGCACTTCTCAGTCTTATTTCCCAAGGGAAAACGGTGAATTTTTCGATGACTGTGATTTAGGAATTATTAAGTGGCTGGGACAGTTCACAACGGAGACAACAGAAACGTTCCTTAGAGGATTCTTAGGAAGAATGCTTTTCTCTGGAGATGATGTATACAAACCAGTTAAGGTTTTATCCGGAGGAGAAAAAGTCAGATGTATGCTTTCAAGAATGATGTTGTTTGGCTCAAATATCCTAGTGCTTGATCAGCCGACAAATCATTTGGACCTGGAATCAATTACTGCACTTAATAATGGATTAATTGATTTTAAGGGCAATCTGTTATTCGCATCACATGACCATGAATTTATTCAGACTATTGCCAATAGAATAATCGAAATCCAGGAAGATGGAAGTATTGTTGACAGAGTTTGTACTTATGATGAATTTATAGAGCAGTTTGGAAAATAA
- a CDS encoding spore coat protein: protein MILTEKETMLLNDLKSEEKLCIDKYNKYASEACDPQLKNVFTSIGQTEQNHYDTITQMINGTAPSTNMGGSQKPNLQAASQQNSAQQSVGQEQRKNDEYLCTDALGTEKHVSSTYNTCIFEFKDENVRNTLNHIQKEEQEHGKKLYDYLSQNGMYS, encoded by the coding sequence ATGATTTTAACAGAAAAAGAAACGATGCTTTTAAATGATTTAAAGTCGGAGGAAAAACTTTGTATAGACAAATATAATAAATACGCGTCAGAGGCTTGTGACCCCCAGCTGAAAAACGTATTCACCAGTATTGGGCAGACTGAACAGAATCACTATGATACAATTACCCAGATGATAAACGGCACAGCTCCAAGTACAAATATGGGAGGAAGTCAGAAGCCTAACCTTCAGGCAGCATCACAGCAAAATTCAGCTCAGCAATCAGTTGGACAGGAACAAAGAAAGAATGACGAATATCTTTGCACCGATGCTCTGGGAACAGAAAAACATGTATCATCCACTTATAATACCTGTATATTTGAGTTTAAAGATGAGAATGTGAGAAACACCTTGAACCACATACAAAAGGAAGAACAGGAACATGGTAAGAAGCTTTATGACTATTTGTCGCAGAATGGAATGTATAGTTAG
- a CDS encoding stage V sporulation protein S yields the protein MEVLKVSAKSNPNSVAGALAGVLREKGDAEIQAIGAGALNQAIKAVAIARGFVAPGGVDLVCVPAFTDIQIEGEERTAIKLIIEPR from the coding sequence ATGGAAGTTTTAAAAGTGTCAGCAAAATCAAATCCCAATTCTGTAGCAGGTGCACTTGCAGGTGTATTAAGGGAAAAGGGAGATGCGGAGATACAGGCCATAGGGGCTGGAGCTTTGAATCAGGCTATAAAGGCTGTTGCAATTGCCAGAGGGTTTGTAGCACCAGGAGGCGTAGACTTGGTTTGTGTACCAGCATTTACAGATATACAAATTGAGGGGGAAGAAAGGACTGCAATTAAATTAATTATTGAGCCACGTTAA
- a CDS encoding ribonuclease H-like domain-containing protein has protein sequence MKYQSRLLDFYIGNTKNKTIGVMDIETTGLSPQNSYFILGGLLIYTESGVAVKQYFAESIEEERETLIAFLKDLRTLDIMITYNGKHFDLKFLKYRMCALGVCEDYQFPYNLDLYLLLNGHSPLRKLLPNLKQKTVETFMGLWSSRKDEISGAESVEMYRQFLTTGNSELRRLIMLHNSDDVLQLSQLLPILEKSDIHKAFFSLGFPINNLHISKISFDSKELKICGHQKNPLSYTAYALDHCSCILDFDRYSEEFYINLPIIRKSGLVIVDTNAFEKDFSDLQKYDTFNNGFAVLKQGNSINYRETNHFVKLLMERILEVIPL, from the coding sequence ATGAAATATCAGTCACGTCTTTTAGATTTCTACATTGGTAATACAAAAAATAAAACAATAGGAGTCATGGACATTGAAACTACAGGTTTGTCTCCTCAAAACAGCTATTTTATTCTGGGAGGACTCCTTATATATACAGAATCCGGTGTAGCTGTAAAACAATACTTTGCTGAATCTATAGAAGAAGAAAGAGAAACACTTATTGCCTTTCTTAAGGATTTAAGAACTTTAGATATTATGATCACGTATAATGGCAAACATTTTGATTTAAAGTTTTTAAAATATAGAATGTGTGCATTAGGTGTCTGTGAGGACTATCAGTTCCCTTATAATTTAGATTTGTATCTTTTACTGAATGGGCATTCTCCTCTTCGGAAATTACTTCCCAATCTAAAGCAGAAAACTGTTGAAACCTTCATGGGACTCTGGTCCTCCAGAAAGGATGAAATTTCGGGTGCTGAAAGTGTGGAAATGTACAGGCAGTTTTTGACCACGGGAAACAGTGAACTCCGCCGTTTGATTATGCTTCATAACAGTGATGATGTGCTCCAGCTTTCACAGCTTCTTCCGATCTTAGAGAAATCGGACATACATAAAGCCTTTTTTTCATTAGGCTTTCCCATAAATAATTTACATATTTCAAAGATTTCTTTTGATTCTAAGGAACTCAAGATTTGCGGGCATCAGAAAAATCCACTTTCTTATACAGCTTATGCCCTTGACCATTGTTCCTGTATTTTAGATTTTGACAGATATTCTGAAGAATTTTATATAAATCTGCCCATAATAAGAAAGTCTGGATTAGTAATTGTTGATACAAACGCCTTTGAAAAAGATTTTTCTGATTTACAGAAATACGATACCTTTAACAATGGTTTTGCTGTATTGAAACAAGGAAACTCCATAAATTATAGGGAGACTAATCACTTTGTGAAATTATTAATGGAACGAATCCTGGAGGTCATACCATTATGA
- a CDS encoding metallophosphoesterase — protein sequence MKTISRLNEVYKNAKEIPFDDTSKFVFFSDTHRGDDSIADEFGKNKHIFYHALNYYNQNDFTYVEVGDGDELWENSNFEHIRNSHFSVFNKLKEFYDAGRMYIIFGNHNMNMKSPVWVEKNMYQVYDEYLGEKVDLFPGLKVYEAFRFKHKKTHQELFVVHGHQGDLINDQLAFISHFIIRFFWHFMHLIGVKYAASPAKSRRKMHKVEKNYTKWNSQNDTIIICGHTHRPKFPDPGEPAYFNVGCGMHPRGITCLELIYGKFILVTWRVHSKKDGTLFIKRTALKGPIPLRAYAKVKTTEIKQE from the coding sequence ATGAAAACCATTTCAAGGTTAAATGAAGTTTATAAAAATGCAAAAGAAATACCTTTCGATGATACATCCAAATTTGTATTTTTCAGTGATACTCACCGAGGGGACGACAGTATTGCCGATGAATTTGGTAAAAACAAACATATTTTTTATCATGCACTGAATTATTACAACCAGAACGATTTTACATATGTAGAAGTCGGTGATGGGGATGAACTTTGGGAAAATTCAAACTTTGAGCATATAAGAAATAGTCACTTTTCCGTATTTAATAAGCTTAAAGAGTTTTATGATGCGGGCAGAATGTATATCATTTTTGGCAATCACAACATGAATATGAAATCACCGGTCTGGGTGGAAAAAAATATGTATCAGGTTTATGATGAATACCTTGGTGAAAAAGTTGATCTATTTCCAGGGTTAAAAGTTTACGAAGCTTTCCGCTTTAAACATAAAAAAACACATCAGGAGCTTTTTGTTGTACACGGACATCAGGGAGATCTGATTAATGATCAGCTGGCTTTTATCTCACATTTCATTATCAGGTTCTTCTGGCATTTTATGCATTTAATCGGTGTAAAATATGCTGCCAGTCCTGCTAAAAGCAGGCGTAAAATGCATAAAGTCGAAAAAAATTACACCAAATGGAACTCCCAAAATGATACAATTATAATATGTGGACATACTCATCGGCCAAAATTTCCCGATCCAGGAGAACCGGCTTATTTTAATGTGGGCTGTGGTATGCACCCACGGGGTATTACCTGTCTTGAACTAATCTATGGTAAATTCATTTTGGTCACCTGGAGGGTACACTCTAAAAAAGATGGCACATTATTTATAAAGCGTACAGCTCTAAAAGGCCCTATACCTCTTAGAGCTTATGCAAAAGTAAAAACAACAGAAATAAAACAGGAGTAA
- a CDS encoding glutamate-5-semialdehyde dehydrogenase, which produces MIDYNKLAYSAKTASFKMATLNEALRNNALKAISKALQENKELIFKENADDMTKAISDNLAQPIINRLKFDEHKLQDILNGIHSLLSLPDPLFRKLLVRELDEGLTLEKTTCPIGVIGVIFESRPDALIQISTLCIKSGNCSILKGGSEAAKTNKVLFEIIKSAGLSAGLPDNFITLVETRAGIDELIKCHESIDLLIPRGSNAFVQHIMANSKIPVMGHADGICHIFVDKDADIKKAVRIIADAKTQYVAACNTVETLLVHQDIAEEFLPVLQDTLKLKHVLIKGCDDTRKIISCEPSTEEDFKTEYLDYILCIKLVSHIDDAIKHINKYGSHHTDCIVTENKASVDQFMNFVDSAGVYQNCSTRFADGFRYGFGAEVGISTSKLHARGPVGLDGLVTYKYKLFGDGHIVSDYAEGKKSFHFKDK; this is translated from the coding sequence ATGATTGATTATAATAAATTGGCTTACAGCGCTAAGACCGCCAGTTTTAAAATGGCTACACTGAATGAAGCTCTTCGGAATAATGCTTTAAAGGCTATTTCAAAAGCATTACAGGAAAATAAAGAGCTTATTTTTAAAGAAAATGCTGATGATATGACTAAAGCTATTTCAGACAATTTAGCACAGCCTATTATAAACAGATTAAAATTTGATGAACATAAGCTGCAGGATATTTTAAATGGCATCCATAGCCTTTTATCCCTTCCCGATCCACTCTTTAGAAAACTTCTTGTACGTGAACTGGATGAAGGCCTGACTTTAGAAAAGACCACCTGCCCCATTGGAGTTATAGGAGTCATATTTGAATCCCGGCCAGATGCACTTATTCAGATTTCCACATTATGCATTAAGAGCGGGAACTGTTCTATTTTAAAAGGTGGAAGTGAGGCAGCAAAAACAAATAAGGTATTATTTGAGATAATTAAATCAGCAGGGCTCTCAGCAGGGCTTCCTGACAATTTTATTACCTTGGTCGAAACCCGTGCAGGAATCGACGAACTAATCAAATGTCATGAGTCTATTGATCTATTGATTCCCAGAGGGTCGAATGCGTTTGTTCAGCACATTATGGCTAACTCCAAAATTCCTGTTATGGGCCACGCTGACGGTATTTGCCACATTTTTGTGGACAAAGATGCAGATATAAAAAAGGCTGTTAGAATTATTGCTGATGCCAAAACTCAATATGTGGCCGCCTGCAATACTGTAGAAACACTTTTAGTACATCAGGATATTGCTGAAGAATTTTTACCTGTTTTGCAGGACACCTTAAAATTAAAGCATGTTTTAATAAAGGGCTGTGATGATACCAGAAAAATCATTTCATGCGAACCTTCTACAGAGGAAGACTTTAAAACCGAATATCTGGATTATATACTCTGCATAAAGCTGGTAAGCCATATCGATGATGCAATAAAGCATATAAACAAATACGGTTCCCACCATACAGATTGTATCGTAACAGAAAATAAGGCATCTGTGGATCAGTTTATGAATTTTGTAGATTCCGCTGGTGTATATCAGAACTGCTCTACAAGGTTCGCAGATGGCTTCAGATATGGATTTGGAGCAGAAGTGGGTATAAGCACCAGTAAACTTCACGCCAGAGGGCCAGTTGGCCTTGATGGTCTGGTAACTTACAAATATAAACTCTTTGGTGATGGGCACATTGTTTCTGATTATGCAGAAGGGAAAAAAAGCTTTCACTTTAAGGACAAATAA
- a CDS encoding nitroreductase family protein has protein sequence MDYKRAISVRHSCRSYLPDTIDSSIVKKLQASITDYNLLSGLNIQLILNNGDAFGNFSKSYGMFSGVNNYIAMIGRANGIHEKEKIGYYGEKLVLEATEYGLGTCWVAGTFDKTACSCILGPREEIYCVISIGYPAAKKSFKDKLINSVMHTKKKPVEDFFDTRGNVPDWFLEGIKAVQSAPSALNKQPVKFAYTDESSDALPSVRAWITSNSSGVEQIDLGIAKLHFELGASDVEWEWED, from the coding sequence ATGGATTATAAACGCGCAATATCAGTACGGCACTCTTGTCGAAGCTATTTACCTGATACCATCGATTCCTCTATTGTTAAAAAGCTTCAAGCGTCAATTACTGATTATAATCTTTTGTCTGGATTAAATATTCAGCTGATTTTAAATAATGGAGATGCCTTTGGCAATTTCTCCAAAAGTTACGGTATGTTTTCCGGTGTTAACAATTATATAGCCATGATTGGCAGAGCTAATGGTATTCATGAAAAAGAAAAGATCGGATACTATGGGGAAAAATTAGTTCTCGAAGCAACAGAATATGGTCTTGGTACCTGCTGGGTTGCAGGCACTTTTGATAAAACTGCCTGCAGTTGTATCTTAGGCCCCCGGGAAGAAATATATTGTGTTATTTCAATCGGATATCCCGCTGCCAAAAAAAGTTTCAAAGATAAACTTATAAACAGCGTAATGCATACAAAAAAGAAGCCTGTTGAAGACTTCTTTGATACCAGAGGCAATGTACCAGATTGGTTCCTGGAAGGAATAAAAGCTGTTCAATCAGCGCCTTCTGCCTTAAACAAGCAACCTGTCAAATTCGCATATACGGATGAATCTTCTGATGCTCTTCCTTCGGTCCGGGCATGGATTACTTCTAACAGCAGCGGTGTTGAACAAATTGATTTAGGAATTGCCAAACTTCATTTTGAACTAGGTGCTTCAGATGTAGAATGGGAATGGGAAGATTAA